The nucleotide window AAATCGGCAATTGTGTTTTTATGCAATACATAAAAAAAGAAGATGGTAGTTTTGAAGAGCTGGCACAAAAGAACGTTGATTTTGGTGGGGGACTTGAACGATTGACTGCAGCAGCAAACGATAATCAAGATGTGTTTACCGTGGATGTACTATATACGATTATAAAAAGAGCGGAGGAGCTATCTGGAAAATCATATAATCACGAGCTGCATCAAAAATCATTTAGAATTTTGGTAGACCATGTTCGCGGAGCCGTAATTATGATAGGAGATGGAGTAATTCCATCTAACACAGATAGAGGATACATATTGCGTCGTCTACTTCGTCGCGCAGTCCGATATGCAGATAACTTAGGACTCGGTGAGAACCATTTAGAAACAATAGCTGAGACTGCAATTCTGGGATATAAAGACATTTTTTCTGAATTACAAGAGCGTGTTGAATCAATAAAAAGTGAAATCAGGCAAGAGGAGGAGCGATTTAGAAAAACACTGCAAAGTGGATTAAGGCAGTTTGAAAAATTAGGCAAGAGTATATCAGGCAAAGAAGCATTTGTGTTATTTTCAACATACGGTTTTCCGTTTGAAATGACAGCTGAACTTGCGCGTGAAAAAGGTATTGCCATAGAAAAAGAAAGTTTCAGAGAAGAAATGAAAAAACACCAAGAGCTTTCCCGTGTAGGTGCGGAGCAGAAGTTCAAAGGAGGACTTGCTGATTTGGGTGAAGAGACCACAATGCTTCACACAGCAACACATCTTCTACTTGCAGGACTGCGCAAATATTTAGGTGATGGTGTACATCAGGCCGGTTCAAATATCACCAAAGAGCGCACTCGGTTTGATTTTACCCATACCGGAAAAGTTGAAAGAGATATACTTGATAAAGTAGAGGCGTACGTAAACGAGGTAATTGCACATAAGTGTGATGTGATTACGGAGGAAATACCAAAAGAAAAAGCTCAAAATTCCGGAGTGGAAGGTAGTTTTTGGGAACGGTACCCTAATACTGTCACAGTCTACAAAGTGGTGTGTGATGACCTGCCTGACGGCAAGGCAGGCGGAACAGTGTATTCGCGTGAGCTCTGTGGAGGACCGCATGTAAAAAATACCGGTGACATCAAAGGGCAGTTCAAAATTACAAAAGAGGAGGCGGTGTCAGCAGGGGTAAGAAGAGTAAAAGCTGTATTAAATAAAGTCTGAATAAACATTTTGCAATTGCAGTAGGGACAACGCTCTATTATAATATACATACATGAATCTCTTTCGCGACAAACATAAGAGCACGGCTCCCGTTATTATTTTTGACATTAGAAGTGGAAGTATCGGAGCCGCATTGATCACATTCAAAACAGGCGGTGTGCCGACCGTTCTACACTCAATTCGCACACCGATCTCTTTTCAAAAAGAAATTCGCCCTGACTTATTCCTAAAACGTATGCTTGGCACACTTGAAGGTGTTGCACTTGAGCTTGAACAAAAGGGTATCGCGAAATTGGACCGGGGACTATTTGGACCAAAAAAAATAGGACAAATACTCTGTGTCTTTTCTTCACCATGGTATACGTCGCAAACCAAAATATTGACTATTGAACGTAAAAAAAGTTTTACCGTGTCTACTGATTTTATAGGAAAAATGCTCTCTAAAGCTAAAAAGCATTTTGAAAAATCAGTAGAAGAGAATGAAGCTACAAAACATATCCGAAATCCGCAGGTTATCGAAAGCAATGTTATCTATACAACACTCAATGGCTACAAAACAAGTAATCCCTATGGCAGGAAAGCCAACAGTGTGGAAATAGCTGTATTTTTCAGTTTGATTTCTGGTGATGTGTCTAAAATGGTGACCGAAGTATTTGAAAAAGTCTTTAATACCCGAGAAATTTCATTTCATTCGTTTGCACTTACTTCATTTTCTGTCATTCGGGATATTTTCCATGCAGAAGAAAATTTTCTTATTATGGACATAAGTGGTGAGATAACCGACATATCACTCATTCGAGAAGGGGTCTTGCTTGAAACCGTATCGTTTCCTATCGGGAAATTTTCCATGTTGAGAAGAATTGCATATGCTCTTAAAACCATTCCCGAAGAGGCGCATTCGCTCGTTCGTCTGCATTTCGAAAGCAAGAGAAAGGGAACTCCGGCAGTTGAAAAAGAGCTAGAGGCAGCAGAAAAAGAGTGGCAGTCAATGCTCGGGCAAGCTCTCACTGACCTCTCAGAGGGGATATTATTACCTAAAACTGTTTTTTTGACTGTGGATTCAGATCTCGGAGAGTGGTTTAGGTGTATTATTTCAGGATATGCGCTAGGTCAAGAGAGCTTCACCGCTGGGCCATTTTCAGTTGTGACGCTTAATGGGACCAAATTTCATAAATATTATGATGTGCGAAAAGGAGTGGAGAGCGATTCATTTTTAGGATTGGAAACACTCTTTTTTCACAAGGTACTCGTTAAATAATCGTGGTGAATAGCGCTTTATTGCAGAATAATATTGTGTGTTATACTGTACTCATTGTTTTAATATGTATGCACTATGAATAGAAACGAATTTCAAGACATTATACCCCCAAATAAAAAAACTATACGGAATATACAGAATGCTCATACAACACACATGCCCAATACGCATCCGTCCTTTGGGGGAGGCGAGCAGACACCCGAAAATCCAACTACTCCCGCAAAACCCATTACACCAATACCTAATCCTCAAAACCCACCGAATCCGGTT belongs to Patescibacteria group bacterium and includes:
- a CDS encoding alanine--tRNA ligase, with amino-acid sequence MTSTQIRQQFLDFFAGKGHVFVPSSPVVPHDDPTIMFANAGMNQFKPIFLGIESPTDKRVANTQKCIRAGGKHNDLDDVGKDTYHHTFFEMLGNWSLGDYWKEDQLKWFFEFLTKELGISKDRLWVTCFEGDKKFNLQQDNESSKIWKELGIPEERIYFYGSEKNWWSRSGVPEKMPAGEPGGPDSEIFYDFGEALHDIEGQECHPNCDCGRFMEIGNCVFMQYIKKEDGSFEELAQKNVDFGGGLERLTAAANDNQDVFTVDVLYTIIKRAEELSGKSYNHELHQKSFRILVDHVRGAVIMIGDGVIPSNTDRGYILRRLLRRAVRYADNLGLGENHLETIAETAILGYKDIFSELQERVESIKSEIRQEEERFRKTLQSGLRQFEKLGKSISGKEAFVLFSTYGFPFEMTAELAREKGIAIEKESFREEMKKHQELSRVGAEQKFKGGLADLGEETTMLHTATHLLLAGLRKYLGDGVHQAGSNITKERTRFDFTHTGKVERDILDKVEAYVNEVIAHKCDVITEEIPKEKAQNSGVEGSFWERYPNTVTVYKVVCDDLPDGKAGGTVYSRELCGGPHVKNTGDIKGQFKITKEEAVSAGVRRVKAVLNKV